Proteins encoded together in one Gigantopelta aegis isolate Gae_Host chromosome 8, Gae_host_genome, whole genome shotgun sequence window:
- the LOC121378261 gene encoding diacylglycerol lipase-beta-like isoform X2 → MPGLFAFNRKWSIGSDDLVFPILVEICIRIAWMIAIAVVFHIHQDAFTCEDGNLLRTYYIGVLTILSITLVVSALIMYTSMQGTITKPLPRRRIPLLLYIKTAVIMPDLAWMAMGTFWAFGKSYGCDYYVVLTVKGAVICAWVATVVTIIGILIILDPLGKTKHEHRRERYMTSGIGESLEASQTTMAAKIWERRCRLLCCCVACNKNNQNAFTDISRLVAEFFKDVDLVPTDIAAGLLLVLRQQRLVKESLGAVIVDVTSSERAESQRADGQSQPMRNGMIGFTRPELWMNIKLMSYYMKFALASYGWPFYIYSNMMTGICKVATRCRCCACVRAPTSSHCDNVCECHTAAVRRITGLQQQDLVYVCFHNKCKEIPFFVAIDRRYNSVVIAIRGTLSLEDALTDLSAESVSVDIAGVPDAYAHAGMMDCARYIKSQLDNLDLLGKAFGSLQEGSRLVITGHSLGAGTAALLAVLLKPVCPNLICFAYSPPGGLMSPSLSHHVQSYVCSVVVGKDLVPRLGMPTMHDLKLKILRAIHDCQLPKYRILAQGCIHIICSCLSSQQDDDSDQQRRRPLLESSESNYMTTRSDETQDVLRDAIASEENEEREWPAMLAPGQVLHIVEVSEDQVCCGQPSYSAMWVKSEDFSEIIISPRMLWDHFPDVVMKALEQLEDRNYVPRATQVSGPSALA, encoded by the exons ATGCCAGGACTTTTCGCTTTCAATCGGAAGTGGAGTATTGGAAGTGATGATCTAGTTTTCCCAATCTTAGTAGAAATTTGTATTCGAATCGCTTG GATGATTGCAATCGCTGTAGTCTTCCACATTCATCAAGATGCCTTCACGTGCGAGGACGGTAACCTGCTGCGGACGTACTACATCGGTGTCTTGACAATACTCAGCATTACGCTCGTTGTTTCAGCTTTAATAATGTACACCAGCATGCAGGGAACCATCACGAAGCCTCTGCCTCGCAGGCGAATCCCACTGCTGTTGTATATCAAGACAGCGGTGATAATGCCAGACCTGGCGTGGATGGCCATGGGAACATTTTGGGCTTTTGGGAAATCTTATGGGTGTGATTACTATGTAGTCTTGACAGTCAAAGGTGCTGTGATTTGTGCCTGGGTGGCCACAGTTGTGACCATCATTGGGATTTTGATCATTCTCGATCCTCTGGGAAAGACGAAGCATGAACACAGACGTGAACGCTATATGACATCTGGAATAGGAGAAAGTCTAGAGGCTAGTCAAActacaatggctgcaaaaatTTGGGAGAGGAG gtgTCGTCTTTTATGTTGCTGTGTtgcatgtaataaaaacaatcaaaatgCATTTACAGATATTTCCAGACTTGTTGCAGAATTCTTCAAG GATGTTGATTTAGTCCCAACTGATATAGCAGCAGGCCTGTTACTTGTCTTACGGCAACAGCGATTGGTCAAGGAAAGTCTTGGAGCTGTCATAGTTGATGTGACATCATCAGAAAGGGCAGAGTCACAGAGAGCTGATGGGCAGTCTCAGCCAATGAGAAATGGAATGATTGGCTTCACCCGCCCAGAGCTGTGGATGAATATTAAACTGATGAGCTACTATATGAAATTTGCTTTAGCTAGTTATGGATGgccattttatatatacagtaacatGATGACTGGAATTTGTAAAGTGGCAACACGGTGCAG atGCTGTGCGTGTGTGCGAGCGCCGACCAGCAGTCACTGTGACAACGTGTGTGAGTGTCACACTGCCGCTGTTCGTAGAATCACAGGACTGCAGCAACAAGATCTTGTGTACGTCTGCTTCCATAACAAA TGTAAAGAGATTCCATTCTTTGTTGCAATTGATCGCAGATATAACTCAGTGGTGATTGCAATTCGAGGAACACTCTCTCTTGAA GATGCCCTCACAGATCTGTCTGCAGAGTCTGTGTCTGTCGATATCGCGGGTGTACCGGACGCGTATGCTCATGCTGGGATGATGGACTGTGCGCGATACATCAAGTCTCAACTAGACAACTTGGATCTCCTTGGCAAAGCGTTTGGATCACTGCAG GAAGGATCTCGCCTGGTGATAACAGGACACAGCCTGGGAGCAGGAACAGCCGCTCTTCTTGCAGTCCTCCTCAAACCGGTCTGTCCAAACCTAATTTGTTTTGCGTATTCGCCACCAGGAGGTTTGATGAG tccATCCCTGAGTCATCACGTCCAGTCGTATGTGTGTTCGGTGGTGGTGGGTAAGGACCTGGTTCCCAGGCTGGGGATGCCAACCATGCATGACTTGAAGCTGAAAATACTCCGAGCAATTCACGACTGCCAGCTGCCAAAG tACAGAATTCTAGCTCAAGGTTGCATCCATATCATCTGCAGCTGTTTATCATCTCAGCAGGATGATGACAGTGATCAGCAAAGACGTCGTCCTCTTCTTGAATCATCTGAGTCTAACTACATGACAACCAGATCTGACGAAACACAG GACGTGTTGAGGGATGCGATAGCGAGTGAGGAGAACGAGGAGAGAGAGTGGCCAGCCATGTTAGCCCCAGGCCAGGTTCTCCACATCGTCGAGGTCTCCGAGGACCA AGTGTGCTGTGGCCAGCCATCGTACTCTGCTATGTGGGTGAAGTCTGAAGACTTCAGTGAGATCATCATCAGTCCCCGGATGTTGTGGGATCACTTCCCGGACGTGGTCATGAAGGCTCTAGAACAGCTGGAGGACAGGAACTACGTCCCTCGTGCCACACAAGTGTCGGGACCAAGTGCGTTGGCGTGA
- the LOC121378261 gene encoding diacylglycerol lipase-beta-like isoform X1 translates to MPGLFAFNRKWSIGSDDLVFPILVEICIRIAWMIAIAVVFHIHQDAFTCEDGNLLRTYYIGVLTILSITLVVSALIMYTSMQGTITKPLPRRRIPLLLYIKTAVIMPDLAWMAMGTFWAFGKSYGCDYYVVLTVKGAVICAWVATVVTIIGILIILDPLGKTKHEHRRERYMTSGIGESLEASQTTMAAKIWERRCRLLCCCVACNKNNQNAFTDISRLVAEFFKDVDLVPTDIAAGLLLVLRQQRLVKESLGAVIVDVTSSERAESQRADGQSQPMRNGMIGFTRPELWMNIKLMSYYMKFALASYGWPFYIYSNMMTGICKVATRCRCCACVRAPTSSHCDNVCECHTAAVRRITGLQQQDLVYVCFHNKCKEIPFFVAIDRRYNSVVIAIRGTLSLEDALTDLSAESVSVDIAGVPDAYAHAGMMDCARYIKSQLDNLDLLGKAFGSLQEGSRLVITGHSLGAGTAALLAVLLKPVCPNLICFAYSPPGGLMSPSLSHHVQSYVCSVVVGKDLVPRLGMPTMHDLKLKILRAIHDCQLPKYRILAQGCIHIICSCLSSQQDDDSDQQRRRPLLESSESNYMTTRSDETQRDRSMMDVLRDAIASEENEEREWPAMLAPGQVLHIVEVSEDQVCCGQPSYSAMWVKSEDFSEIIISPRMLWDHFPDVVMKALEQLEDRNYVPRATQVSGPSALA, encoded by the exons ATGCCAGGACTTTTCGCTTTCAATCGGAAGTGGAGTATTGGAAGTGATGATCTAGTTTTCCCAATCTTAGTAGAAATTTGTATTCGAATCGCTTG GATGATTGCAATCGCTGTAGTCTTCCACATTCATCAAGATGCCTTCACGTGCGAGGACGGTAACCTGCTGCGGACGTACTACATCGGTGTCTTGACAATACTCAGCATTACGCTCGTTGTTTCAGCTTTAATAATGTACACCAGCATGCAGGGAACCATCACGAAGCCTCTGCCTCGCAGGCGAATCCCACTGCTGTTGTATATCAAGACAGCGGTGATAATGCCAGACCTGGCGTGGATGGCCATGGGAACATTTTGGGCTTTTGGGAAATCTTATGGGTGTGATTACTATGTAGTCTTGACAGTCAAAGGTGCTGTGATTTGTGCCTGGGTGGCCACAGTTGTGACCATCATTGGGATTTTGATCATTCTCGATCCTCTGGGAAAGACGAAGCATGAACACAGACGTGAACGCTATATGACATCTGGAATAGGAGAAAGTCTAGAGGCTAGTCAAActacaatggctgcaaaaatTTGGGAGAGGAG gtgTCGTCTTTTATGTTGCTGTGTtgcatgtaataaaaacaatcaaaatgCATTTACAGATATTTCCAGACTTGTTGCAGAATTCTTCAAG GATGTTGATTTAGTCCCAACTGATATAGCAGCAGGCCTGTTACTTGTCTTACGGCAACAGCGATTGGTCAAGGAAAGTCTTGGAGCTGTCATAGTTGATGTGACATCATCAGAAAGGGCAGAGTCACAGAGAGCTGATGGGCAGTCTCAGCCAATGAGAAATGGAATGATTGGCTTCACCCGCCCAGAGCTGTGGATGAATATTAAACTGATGAGCTACTATATGAAATTTGCTTTAGCTAGTTATGGATGgccattttatatatacagtaacatGATGACTGGAATTTGTAAAGTGGCAACACGGTGCAG atGCTGTGCGTGTGTGCGAGCGCCGACCAGCAGTCACTGTGACAACGTGTGTGAGTGTCACACTGCCGCTGTTCGTAGAATCACAGGACTGCAGCAACAAGATCTTGTGTACGTCTGCTTCCATAACAAA TGTAAAGAGATTCCATTCTTTGTTGCAATTGATCGCAGATATAACTCAGTGGTGATTGCAATTCGAGGAACACTCTCTCTTGAA GATGCCCTCACAGATCTGTCTGCAGAGTCTGTGTCTGTCGATATCGCGGGTGTACCGGACGCGTATGCTCATGCTGGGATGATGGACTGTGCGCGATACATCAAGTCTCAACTAGACAACTTGGATCTCCTTGGCAAAGCGTTTGGATCACTGCAG GAAGGATCTCGCCTGGTGATAACAGGACACAGCCTGGGAGCAGGAACAGCCGCTCTTCTTGCAGTCCTCCTCAAACCGGTCTGTCCAAACCTAATTTGTTTTGCGTATTCGCCACCAGGAGGTTTGATGAG tccATCCCTGAGTCATCACGTCCAGTCGTATGTGTGTTCGGTGGTGGTGGGTAAGGACCTGGTTCCCAGGCTGGGGATGCCAACCATGCATGACTTGAAGCTGAAAATACTCCGAGCAATTCACGACTGCCAGCTGCCAAAG tACAGAATTCTAGCTCAAGGTTGCATCCATATCATCTGCAGCTGTTTATCATCTCAGCAGGATGATGACAGTGATCAGCAAAGACGTCGTCCTCTTCTTGAATCATCTGAGTCTAACTACATGACAACCAGATCTGACGAAACACAG CGTGACAGGAGTATGATG GACGTGTTGAGGGATGCGATAGCGAGTGAGGAGAACGAGGAGAGAGAGTGGCCAGCCATGTTAGCCCCAGGCCAGGTTCTCCACATCGTCGAGGTCTCCGAGGACCA AGTGTGCTGTGGCCAGCCATCGTACTCTGCTATGTGGGTGAAGTCTGAAGACTTCAGTGAGATCATCATCAGTCCCCGGATGTTGTGGGATCACTTCCCGGACGTGGTCATGAAGGCTCTAGAACAGCTGGAGGACAGGAACTACGTCCCTCGTGCCACACAAGTGTCGGGACCAAGTGCGTTGGCGTGA